In a genomic window of Micromonospora cremea:
- a CDS encoding polyprenyl synthetase family protein, with amino-acid sequence MVIPAGERSGATGSGGRRGRASTSQFGALGLHLADPRVEASVLGLLDGVEVELRASVASADPFVTEAARHLVEAGGKRFRPLLVALGAQFGDPTSPQVVPAAVVMELTHLATLYHDDVMDEAAVRRGAPSANSRWTNSVAILVGDYLFARAADIAADLGPDAVRLQARTFARLVHGQIAETVGPRAGDDPVAHYLHVIAEKTGSLIATSARFGGLFGGACTEHVEALAGYGETIGVAFQLSDDLLDIASESVQSGKTPGTDLREGVPTLPVLYARAAGDFDASSMRLREILATGPLTDDALHAEALGLLRESPALKRARETVRSYAEDARARLAPLPAGPSRRALESLCDYIADRTS; translated from the coding sequence GTGGTGATTCCGGCTGGCGAGCGTTCAGGTGCCACCGGCTCCGGCGGTCGGCGGGGTCGGGCGAGCACGAGTCAGTTCGGCGCGCTCGGCCTCCATCTCGCCGATCCCCGCGTCGAGGCGTCCGTGCTGGGCCTGCTGGACGGGGTCGAGGTCGAGCTGCGGGCCAGTGTGGCCAGTGCCGACCCGTTCGTCACCGAGGCCGCCCGGCACCTCGTCGAGGCCGGCGGCAAGCGGTTCCGGCCGCTGCTGGTGGCGCTGGGCGCCCAGTTCGGTGACCCCACAAGCCCGCAGGTGGTCCCGGCGGCGGTGGTGATGGAGCTCACCCACCTGGCCACTCTGTACCACGACGACGTGATGGACGAGGCGGCCGTGCGGCGGGGCGCGCCGAGCGCGAACTCCCGCTGGACCAACTCGGTGGCCATCCTGGTCGGTGACTACCTCTTCGCCCGGGCCGCGGACATCGCGGCCGACCTGGGCCCGGACGCGGTCCGGTTGCAGGCGCGGACCTTCGCCCGACTGGTGCACGGCCAGATCGCGGAGACCGTCGGGCCGCGCGCCGGCGACGACCCGGTCGCGCATTACCTGCACGTGATCGCCGAGAAGACGGGCTCCCTGATCGCCACGTCGGCCCGGTTCGGCGGCCTGTTCGGCGGCGCCTGCACCGAGCACGTCGAGGCGCTGGCCGGGTACGGCGAGACGATCGGCGTCGCCTTCCAGCTCTCCGACGACCTGCTGGACATCGCCTCCGAGTCGGTGCAGTCGGGCAAGACGCCCGGCACGGACCTGCGCGAGGGTGTCCCCACACTGCCGGTGCTCTACGCCCGCGCGGCGGGCGACTTCGACGCGTCCTCGATGCGGCTGCGGGAGATCCTGGCGACCGGCCCGCTGACCGACGACGCGCTGCACGCCGAGGCGCTGGGGCTGCTCCGGGAGAGTCCGGCGCTCAAGCGTGCCCGGGAGACCGTGCGCAGCTACGCCGAGGACGCTCGCGCGCGCCTCGCCCCGCTGCCGGCCGGCCCGTCCCGCCGCGCCCTCGAGTCGCTCTGCGACTACATCGCCGACCGCACCAGCTGA